A section of the Streptomyces sp. V3I8 genome encodes:
- a CDS encoding AAA family ATPase — protein sequence MSVSVDPNHHQSEGVLTPSVPSVPDRGEELRPHAEDAFAAELAALAAQDDRPRPARWRMSPWAVATYLLGGTLPDGTVITPKYVGPRRIVEVAVTTLATDRALLLLGVPGTAKTWVSEHLAAAVSGDSTLLVQGTAGTPEEAIRYGWNYAQLLAHGPSRDALVPSPVMRAMAEGMTARVEELTRIPADVQDTLITILSEKTLPIPELGSEVQAVRGFNLIATANDRDRGVNDLSSALRRRFNTVVLPLPASADAEVEIVSRRVDQIGRSLDLPAVPEGIEEIRRVVTVFRELRDGVTTDGRTKLKSPSGTLSTAEAISVVTSGLALAAHFGDGVLRAGDMAAGILGAVVRDPAADRVIWQEYLEAVVRERDGWKDFYRACREVSA from the coding sequence ATGTCCGTGTCCGTCGACCCGAACCACCACCAGTCCGAAGGCGTGCTCACGCCCTCGGTCCCGTCCGTGCCGGACAGGGGCGAGGAGCTGCGGCCGCACGCCGAGGACGCGTTCGCCGCCGAGCTCGCCGCGCTGGCCGCCCAGGACGACCGGCCGCGGCCCGCCCGCTGGCGGATGTCACCGTGGGCCGTGGCGACGTACCTGCTGGGCGGCACGCTCCCGGACGGCACGGTGATCACGCCGAAGTACGTGGGCCCGCGCCGCATCGTCGAGGTGGCCGTCACCACGCTCGCCACCGACCGGGCCCTGCTCCTGCTCGGCGTCCCCGGCACGGCGAAGACCTGGGTGTCCGAGCACCTGGCCGCGGCGGTCAGCGGGGACTCCACCCTCCTCGTGCAGGGCACGGCCGGCACACCGGAGGAGGCGATCCGGTACGGCTGGAACTACGCGCAGCTGCTCGCGCACGGCCCGAGCCGGGACGCGCTGGTGCCCAGCCCGGTGATGCGGGCGATGGCCGAGGGCATGACCGCCCGCGTCGAGGAACTGACCCGTATCCCCGCCGACGTGCAGGACACGCTGATCACGATCCTGTCGGAGAAGACCCTGCCCATACCGGAGCTGGGCTCGGAGGTGCAGGCCGTGCGGGGCTTCAACCTCATCGCGACGGCCAACGACCGAGACCGCGGGGTGAACGACCTCTCCAGCGCCCTGCGCCGCCGCTTCAACACGGTGGTCCTGCCGCTGCCCGCGAGCGCCGACGCCGAGGTGGAGATCGTCTCGCGCCGGGTCGACCAGATCGGCCGCTCCCTGGACCTGCCCGCCGTGCCCGAGGGCATCGAGGAGATCCGCCGCGTCGTCACCGTCTTCCGCGAGCTGCGCGACGGCGTCACCACCGACGGGCGTACGAAGCTCAAGTCGCCCAGCGGCACGCTGTCCACCGCGGAGGCGATCTCCGTCGTCACCAGCGGCCTCGCCCTGGCCGCGCACTTCGGGGACGGCGTCCTGCGCGCGGGCGACATGGCCGCGGGCATCCTCGGTGCCGTCGTCCGCGACCCGGCGGCCGACCGGGTCATCTGGCAGGAGTACCTGGAGGCGGTCGTCCGCGAGCGCGACGGCTGGAAGGACTTCTACCGGGCGTGCAGGGAGGTGAGCGCGTGA
- a CDS encoding SWIM zinc finger family protein yields MTEQGVRWTAEQVLALAPDTASRKAGSKLGAAGPWSEAGSSDEGTVWGLCRGSGSKPYRTVIDVADSTGPAYKCSCPSRKFPCKHALGLLLLWAGEDGSVPRGQAPDWAEEWTEGRRKRADDKRAADAAGSPSPGDPEAARRRAERRAEWITAGATELEQRLADLLRSGLASAEQAGYGLWEETAARMVDAQAPGLAARVRELGAIPSSGPGWPVRLLEECALLHLLDQGWLRREGLPDGLAATVRSRIGLPASADGPPVRDQWLVLAQYDTADSRLTTRRVWLYGAGSGRTVLLLSYGAAGRAPELALPVGLALDAEVSAYPGAGQARAALGERFAPAAPTEFRPPGVDVARAVAEYGEALRDDPWLESRPVTLGRVVPVPDGEGWQLADADGELALPLTPAAGSRAGLWRLIALSGGAPVTVFGECGHLGFSPLTAWPQGPGEAVTLC; encoded by the coding sequence ATGACTGAGCAGGGGGTGCGCTGGACCGCGGAGCAGGTGCTGGCACTGGCGCCTGACACCGCGTCACGCAAGGCGGGCAGCAAGCTCGGCGCGGCCGGACCGTGGTCCGAGGCGGGCAGTTCCGACGAGGGGACGGTGTGGGGCCTGTGCAGGGGAAGCGGCAGCAAGCCGTACCGGACGGTGATCGACGTCGCGGACTCCACCGGGCCCGCGTACAAGTGCAGTTGCCCGAGCCGCAAGTTCCCGTGCAAGCACGCGCTGGGGCTGCTGCTGCTCTGGGCCGGCGAGGACGGCTCGGTGCCGCGGGGGCAGGCGCCGGACTGGGCGGAGGAGTGGACCGAGGGCCGTCGCAAACGCGCGGACGACAAACGTGCGGCGGACGCGGCCGGTTCCCCGTCCCCGGGTGATCCGGAGGCGGCGCGCCGCAGGGCGGAGCGGCGGGCCGAGTGGATCACGGCGGGGGCGACGGAGCTGGAGCAGCGCCTGGCGGATCTGCTGCGCAGCGGCCTGGCCTCGGCGGAGCAGGCGGGGTACGGGCTGTGGGAGGAGACGGCGGCCCGCATGGTGGACGCGCAGGCGCCCGGTCTCGCCGCGCGGGTGCGGGAGTTGGGGGCGATACCGTCGTCCGGTCCCGGCTGGCCGGTGCGGCTGCTGGAGGAGTGCGCGCTGCTTCATCTCCTCGACCAGGGGTGGCTGCGCCGTGAGGGGCTGCCGGACGGTCTGGCCGCGACGGTCCGTTCCCGGATCGGGCTGCCCGCCTCGGCGGACGGTCCGCCGGTGCGCGACCAGTGGCTGGTCCTGGCCCAGTACGACACCGCGGACAGCCGCCTCACGACCCGCCGGGTCTGGTTGTACGGGGCCGGGTCGGGGCGCACGGTCCTGCTCCTCTCCTACGGGGCTGCCGGGCGTGCGCCGGAGCTGGCGCTGCCGGTCGGACTGGCGCTCGACGCGGAGGTGTCGGCGTATCCGGGTGCGGGGCAGGCGCGGGCGGCACTGGGCGAGCGGTTCGCGCCCGCGGCGCCCACGGAGTTCCGGCCGCCCGGGGTGGACGTGGCGCGGGCGGTGGCCGAGTACGGCGAGGCGCTGCGGGACGACCCGTGGCTGGAGTCCCGGCCGGTGACGCTCGGCCGGGTGGTGCCGGTCCCGGACGGCGAAGGCTGGCAGCTGGCGGACGCCGACGGGGAGCTGGCCCTGCCCCTCACCCCGGCCGCCGGGTCCCGTGCCGGCCTGTGGCGCCTGATCGCGCTCTCGGGCGGCGCGCCGGTGACGGTCTTCGGCGAGTGCGGCCACCTCGGTTTCTCCCCGCTGACGGCCTGGCCGCAGGGCCCGGGCGAGGCGGTGACCCTGTGCTGA
- a CDS encoding DUF5691 domain-containing protein: MTSAPTPVPAPVPAPASAQAPGGSRWEELVTAALLGTARRVPTGVPAGRDAPTALLDAAAVETVRRRAGMRAGRAAARIEPAARDPRPALPPAAARRLTMLLADRPGAGGGGRRGTAPDLMELLPQWLTTANGHGYAAPPQALPALLDAARGRTDLRPAVLAFAGPRALWLARLNTDWRFALRAAPGGGAALPGPEEPERMRELWEEGLFAERVALLSAVRARDAAAARDLLSTTWASERAEDRLMFLDSLRTGLCGEDEPFLERALADRSRNVRSTAAELLSALPGSALAGRMAERAGACVAVDHTYGTPTIAVETPHECDPGMERDGVVAKAPAGRGERSWWLGQLVEATPLGTWPGRLGGRTPEEIVALPVADDWRDELHAAWCRAAVRQRDPSWSRALLGTPAAPEAGGPGAVSLAERAKLLSTLEAPERAGWVAGFIAVHGLSEAFQLLGVCAVPWTGPLGGAVVDALNIARDAGSYPWSFSGVMGLAERCLDPAEAVRLEALTAVPDEAEDAAPGAGGYWSESFQRLLTTLRLRATMQSELTPS; the protein is encoded by the coding sequence ATGACCAGTGCCCCTACCCCTGTCCCTGCTCCTGTCCCCGCCCCCGCTTCCGCACAGGCGCCCGGCGGGAGCCGCTGGGAGGAGCTCGTGACCGCGGCGCTGCTGGGGACCGCGCGCCGCGTGCCCACCGGGGTCCCGGCCGGCCGTGACGCGCCGACGGCGCTGCTGGACGCGGCGGCCGTGGAGACCGTGCGGCGCCGGGCCGGGATGCGGGCGGGCCGGGCGGCGGCCCGGATCGAGCCCGCGGCGCGGGACCCGCGCCCCGCGCTGCCGCCCGCGGCGGCGCGCAGACTGACGATGCTGCTGGCCGACCGGCCGGGAGCCGGCGGCGGCGGCCGCCGGGGCACGGCCCCCGACCTCATGGAGCTGCTGCCGCAGTGGCTCACCACGGCGAACGGGCACGGTTACGCGGCTCCCCCACAGGCACTGCCGGCCCTGCTGGACGCGGCCAGGGGCCGTACGGACCTGCGGCCGGCGGTGCTGGCGTTCGCGGGACCGCGCGCCCTGTGGCTGGCCCGGCTGAACACGGACTGGCGGTTCGCCCTGCGGGCGGCGCCGGGCGGCGGTGCGGCCCTGCCCGGACCCGAGGAGCCGGAGCGGATGCGGGAGTTGTGGGAGGAGGGGCTGTTCGCCGAGCGGGTCGCGCTGCTGTCCGCCGTACGGGCCCGGGACGCGGCGGCCGCGCGGGACCTGCTCAGCACGACGTGGGCGTCGGAGCGGGCCGAGGACCGGCTGATGTTCCTCGACTCGTTGCGGACCGGACTGTGCGGAGAGGACGAGCCGTTCCTTGAGCGGGCGTTGGCGGACCGGAGCCGCAATGTGCGCTCCACGGCGGCGGAGTTGCTGTCCGCGCTGCCCGGATCGGCGCTGGCCGGGCGGATGGCGGAGCGGGCGGGGGCGTGCGTCGCCGTCGACCATACGTACGGCACGCCGACGATAGCGGTGGAGACGCCGCACGAGTGCGATCCCGGCATGGAGCGGGACGGCGTGGTGGCCAAGGCCCCGGCCGGCCGGGGTGAACGGTCCTGGTGGCTGGGCCAGTTGGTGGAGGCGACCCCGCTCGGCACGTGGCCGGGGCGGCTCGGGGGACGTACGCCCGAGGAGATCGTGGCGCTGCCCGTGGCCGACGACTGGCGGGACGAACTGCATGCCGCGTGGTGCCGGGCGGCGGTGCGCCAGCGCGACCCCTCCTGGTCCAGGGCGCTGCTGGGGACACCGGCGGCGCCGGAGGCGGGCGGGCCGGGCGCGGTGTCCCTGGCCGAGCGGGCGAAGCTGCTGAGCACGCTGGAGGCCCCGGAGCGGGCCGGGTGGGTGGCGGGGTTCATCGCCGTGCACGGGCTGTCCGAGGCCTTCCAGCTGCTCGGGGTGTGCGCGGTGCCCTGGACAGGACCGCTGGGCGGGGCCGTGGTGGACGCGCTCAACATCGCGCGTGACGCGGGGAGTTATCCGTGGAGTTTCAGCGGTGTCATGGGGCTGGCCGAGCGCTGTCTGGATCCGGCGGAGGCCGTCCGCCTGGAAGCGCTGACCGCCGTCCCGGACGAAGCGGAGGACGCGGCCCCGGGCGCCGGAGGCTACTGGTCCGAATCCTTCCAGCGTCTCCTGACCACCCTGCGCCTGAGAGCCACGATGCAGTCCGAACTCACCCCGTCCTGA
- a CDS encoding alpha/beta fold hydrolase has translation MKVTRALLPLLPLRQHLLPTRLAGLSLTLLKATALEIAILAGHLVLYPSGMTPERRPSPVPPQSLAHLPDADLTPAPGPGSTDGIADDVANGMADTPRLPTPTRPPVVLLHGFIDNRSVFVLLRRSLAQHGRQQIESLNYSPLTCDIRTAAELLGRHIEEICERTGRQEVDIVGHSLGGLIARYYVQRLGGDVRVRTLVTLGTPHAGTRVVPLANAHPIVRQMRPGSGVLRELCEPAPHCRTRFVSFWSDLDQLMVPLETACIAHPDLLVQNVRVSGIGHLALPVHPAVAAGIRQALDTEEETARAAAHTGGGLTVA, from the coding sequence ATGAAGGTCACCAGGGCACTGCTGCCCCTTCTTCCACTCCGTCAGCACCTGCTCCCCACCAGACTGGCCGGACTCTCGCTGACCCTGCTGAAGGCGACGGCCCTGGAGATCGCGATCCTCGCCGGCCATCTCGTCCTCTACCCCTCGGGCATGACCCCGGAGCGCCGTCCGTCCCCGGTCCCACCCCAGTCCCTGGCCCACCTGCCCGACGCGGACCTCACCCCGGCCCCGGGTCCGGGCTCCACGGACGGCATCGCGGACGACGTCGCGAACGGCATGGCGGACACTCCCCGGCTGCCCACTCCGACCAGGCCCCCGGTGGTCCTGCTGCACGGCTTCATCGACAACCGCTCGGTCTTCGTGCTGCTGCGCCGCTCACTGGCCCAGCACGGCCGGCAGCAGATCGAGTCGCTCAACTACTCACCACTGACCTGCGACATACGGACCGCCGCCGAGTTGCTCGGCCGGCACATAGAGGAGATCTGCGAGCGCACCGGCCGCCAAGAGGTCGACATCGTCGGGCACAGTCTCGGCGGGCTGATCGCGCGCTACTACGTGCAGCGCCTGGGCGGTGATGTGCGCGTGCGGACCCTGGTCACCCTGGGCACACCGCACGCGGGCACCCGCGTCGTGCCGCTGGCGAACGCCCACCCGATCGTCCGCCAGATGCGTCCGGGCTCCGGCGTACTGCGGGAGTTGTGCGAGCCGGCCCCGCACTGCCGCACGCGGTTCGTGAGTTTCTGGAGCGACCTCGACCAGTTGATGGTCCCGTTGGAGACGGCGTGCATCGCGCACCCGGATCTGCTCGTGCAGAACGTACGGGTGAGCGGCATCGGACATCTCGCCCTGCCGGTGCATCCGGCGGTCGCGGCCGGCATCCGTCAGGCCCTGGACACCGAGGAGGAGACCGCCCGTGCCGCCGCCCATACCGGCGGCGGCCTCACGGTGGCGTGA
- a CDS encoding M23 family metallopeptidase yields the protein MNDRHPSGTVTPPAPAHEAASAHHASHGGQGAPYGDFTTYDAYPATGFETAATGSYDTTGAYDTTGAYTTNAFASDPLFGDLPGNGNGTDGNWGGATGSHQTLNHDPYAAQHHAAAYETGSYDTSGVWQENGYQQLGGIPGQAAGHDGTGQWDANAWLQAEQVDPTQQWTAQTFETGTYDATAWNSDGGDQHQTQTRTELHPQIHPQTHPQSQPQQQAEHESYDRQVPFDQQATSTFEQVPYEEQGTAQDGFGHADQADDDPADADSENHAHAYADDETPLLEGVEEVAPAPATRTASRAAGRSASRSRRRPPPKRSALLTIAVPSACVMGVAGIAAASVTGGESGAEARTTAAAPDTSTVHPSVANNKLDTQLENLSADAGDFADRASRTQERIDLKAQQAAEKQKAAADAARKERLRPKFALPVARHGLSAYYGQAGVNWMSVHTGIDFPVSYGTTVMAATDGTVRTQLNSAYGNMIIVTAKDGTETWYCHLSSYRVASGTVVKAGDPIAYSGSSGNSTGPHLHFEVRPGGGSAIDPLPWLRSHAVDPT from the coding sequence GTGAACGACCGTCACCCGTCGGGGACCGTTACTCCCCCGGCTCCGGCCCACGAGGCCGCCTCGGCGCACCATGCGTCCCATGGCGGGCAGGGGGCCCCGTACGGCGACTTCACCACGTACGACGCGTACCCCGCCACCGGTTTTGAAACCGCCGCCACCGGTTCTTACGACACGACGGGCGCGTACGACACGACCGGCGCCTACACGACGAACGCCTTCGCCTCCGATCCCCTCTTCGGCGACCTGCCCGGCAACGGAAACGGAACCGACGGCAACTGGGGCGGCGCGACCGGCAGTCACCAGACGCTGAACCACGACCCGTACGCGGCCCAGCACCACGCCGCCGCCTACGAGACCGGCAGCTACGACACGAGCGGTGTCTGGCAGGAGAACGGTTACCAGCAGCTCGGTGGAATCCCCGGGCAGGCCGCGGGCCACGACGGCACCGGGCAGTGGGACGCGAACGCCTGGCTGCAGGCCGAACAGGTCGACCCCACCCAGCAGTGGACCGCGCAGACCTTCGAGACGGGCACGTACGACGCCACCGCCTGGAACTCCGACGGCGGCGACCAGCACCAGACGCAGACCCGCACCGAACTCCACCCGCAGATCCATCCGCAGACTCACCCGCAGTCGCAGCCGCAGCAGCAGGCGGAGCACGAGTCGTACGACCGGCAGGTCCCGTTCGACCAGCAGGCGACCAGCACGTTCGAGCAGGTTCCGTACGAGGAACAGGGCACCGCGCAGGACGGGTTCGGCCACGCCGATCAGGCCGACGACGACCCCGCCGACGCGGACTCCGAGAACCACGCCCACGCCTACGCCGACGACGAGACCCCGCTGTTGGAGGGCGTCGAGGAGGTCGCTCCCGCCCCGGCCACGCGTACCGCGTCCCGCGCGGCGGGCCGTTCGGCCTCCCGCTCGCGCCGCCGCCCCCCGCCCAAGCGTTCCGCACTGCTGACGATCGCCGTGCCCTCGGCGTGCGTGATGGGTGTCGCCGGGATCGCCGCCGCGTCCGTGACCGGCGGCGAGAGCGGGGCCGAGGCCCGTACGACCGCCGCCGCGCCCGACACGAGCACCGTGCATCCGTCCGTCGCGAACAACAAGCTGGACACCCAGCTCGAGAACCTCTCCGCGGACGCGGGCGACTTCGCCGACCGGGCGAGCCGCACGCAGGAGCGTATCGACCTCAAGGCCCAGCAGGCCGCCGAGAAGCAGAAGGCGGCGGCGGACGCGGCCCGCAAGGAGCGGCTGCGCCCGAAGTTCGCGCTGCCGGTCGCGCGGCACGGGCTCAGCGCCTACTACGGCCAGGCCGGCGTCAACTGGATGTCCGTGCACACCGGGATCGACTTCCCGGTCTCGTACGGCACGACGGTGATGGCCGCGACCGACGGGACCGTCCGTACGCAGCTGAACAGCGCCTACGGCAACATGATCATCGTGACGGCCAAGGACGGCACGGAGACCTGGTACTGCCACCTCTCCTCGTACCGGGTCGCCTCGGGGACCGTCGTGAAGGCCGGCGACCCGATCGCGTACTCCGGGAGCTCCGGCAACTCCACCGGCCCGCACCTCCACTTCGAGGTGCGTCCCGGCGGCGGTTCGGCGATCGACCCGCTGCCGTGGCTGCGCAGCCACGCGGTCGACCCCACCTGA
- the pcrA gene encoding DNA helicase PcrA, which translates to MSSLFDDSFLADLKPSRAHEEEPPPPPEDEAPDPGADDLFGGRFDAPPPRDGYYRDGAPRPLVDPAALLDGLNENQRAAVVHQGSPLLIVAGAGSGKTRVLTHRIAHLLGERKVHPGQILAITFTNKAAGEMKERVEQLVGPRANAMWVMTFHSACVRILRRESKRLGFTSSFSIYDAADSKRLMALVCRDLDLDPKRFPPKSFSAKISNLKNELIDEEDFAAQAADGFEKSVAQAYAMYQSRLREANALDFDDLIMTTVNLLRAFPDVAEHYRRRFRHVLVDEYQDTNHAQYSLVRELVGSATDPAAGSAAHPGDVPPGEVLPGEGDLPPAELCVVGDADQSIYAFRGATIRNILQFEEDYPNATTILLEQNYRSTQTILTAANAVIERNESRRPKNLWTNAGAGARITGYVADTEHDEAQFVADEIDRLTDAGDAKAGDVAVFYRTNAQSRVFEEVFIRVGLPYKVVGGVRFYERKEVRDVLAYLRVLANPEDSVPLRRILNVPKRGIGDRAEAMIDALAQRERISFPQALRRVDEAYGMAARSTNAVKRFNTLMEDLRTIVESGAGPATVVEAILERTGYLAELQSSTDPQDETRIENLQELASVALEFEQEAAGGAGASTDEGEDGAGEGDGGDGETPAGLAAFLERVALVADSDQIPDEDEDGSGVITLMTLHTAKGLEFPVVFLTGLEDGVFPHMRALGQTKELEEERRLAYVGITRARERLYLTRASMRSAWGQPSYNPPSRFLEEIPDAHLDWKRRGSMGSVASGPAAGVAASLSSSRSRSAASGASGFATRRGAPDKPVVSLAVGDRVTHDQFGLGTVVGVKGLGANAEATVDFGAEKPKRLLLRYAPVEKL; encoded by the coding sequence ATGAGCAGCCTCTTTGACGACAGCTTCCTGGCGGACCTCAAGCCCTCCCGGGCCCATGAGGAAGAGCCCCCGCCGCCACCCGAGGACGAGGCGCCGGACCCCGGCGCGGACGACCTGTTCGGCGGGCGCTTCGACGCGCCTCCGCCCAGGGACGGCTACTACCGCGACGGCGCCCCGAGGCCGCTCGTGGACCCGGCCGCGCTCCTGGACGGGCTGAACGAGAACCAGCGCGCGGCGGTGGTCCACCAGGGATCGCCCCTGCTCATCGTCGCCGGCGCCGGTTCCGGCAAGACCAGGGTGCTCACCCACCGCATCGCCCACCTGCTGGGCGAGCGCAAGGTGCACCCCGGCCAGATCCTCGCGATCACCTTCACGAACAAGGCCGCGGGCGAGATGAAGGAGCGCGTCGAGCAGCTCGTCGGCCCGCGGGCGAACGCGATGTGGGTGATGACCTTCCACAGCGCCTGCGTACGGATCCTGCGCCGCGAGAGCAAGAGGCTCGGCTTCACGTCGTCCTTCTCGATCTACGACGCCGCCGACAGCAAGCGCCTCATGGCCCTGGTCTGCCGCGACCTCGACCTCGACCCCAAGCGCTTCCCGCCGAAGTCCTTCAGCGCCAAGATCTCGAACCTGAAGAACGAGCTGATCGACGAGGAGGACTTCGCCGCCCAGGCGGCCGACGGCTTCGAGAAGTCCGTCGCCCAGGCGTACGCGATGTACCAGTCGCGGCTGCGCGAGGCGAACGCACTGGACTTCGACGACCTGATCATGACGACGGTCAACCTCCTGCGCGCCTTCCCGGACGTCGCCGAGCACTACCGCCGCCGCTTCCGGCACGTCCTCGTGGACGAGTACCAGGACACGAACCACGCGCAGTACTCCCTCGTCCGGGAGCTCGTCGGCAGCGCCACGGACCCCGCCGCCGGTTCCGCCGCGCATCCCGGGGACGTACCGCCGGGAGAGGTGCTGCCGGGGGAGGGCGACCTCCCGCCCGCCGAGCTGTGCGTCGTCGGTGACGCCGACCAGTCGATCTACGCCTTCCGCGGCGCGACGATCCGCAACATCCTCCAGTTCGAGGAGGACTACCCGAACGCGACGACGATCCTCCTGGAGCAGAACTACCGCTCCACGCAGACGATCCTCACCGCCGCCAACGCGGTCATCGAGCGCAACGAGTCCCGCCGCCCCAAGAACCTGTGGACCAACGCGGGCGCCGGCGCGCGCATCACGGGCTACGTCGCCGACACCGAGCACGACGAGGCGCAGTTCGTCGCCGACGAGATAGACCGCCTCACCGACGCGGGTGACGCGAAGGCCGGCGACGTCGCCGTCTTCTACCGTACGAACGCGCAGTCCCGTGTCTTCGAAGAGGTCTTCATCCGGGTCGGCCTGCCCTACAAGGTTGTCGGCGGCGTCCGCTTCTACGAGCGCAAGGAGGTCCGCGACGTCCTCGCGTACCTGCGCGTGCTCGCGAACCCCGAGGACTCCGTACCGCTGCGCCGCATCCTGAACGTGCCCAAGCGCGGCATCGGCGACCGCGCCGAGGCGATGATCGACGCGCTCGCCCAGCGCGAGAGGATCAGCTTCCCGCAGGCGCTGCGCCGCGTCGACGAGGCGTACGGCATGGCGGCCCGCTCGACGAATGCCGTCAAGCGGTTCAACACGCTGATGGAGGACCTCCGTACGATCGTCGAGTCCGGCGCGGGCCCGGCGACCGTCGTCGAGGCGATCCTCGAACGCACCGGCTATCTCGCCGAGTTGCAGAGCTCCACCGACCCGCAGGACGAGACCCGCATCGAGAACCTCCAGGAACTCGCCTCCGTCGCGCTGGAGTTCGAGCAGGAGGCGGCCGGCGGCGCTGGTGCGAGCACGGATGAGGGCGAGGACGGCGCGGGCGAAGGCGACGGCGGTGACGGCGAGACGCCGGCCGGGCTCGCCGCCTTCCTGGAGCGGGTGGCCCTGGTCGCCGACTCCGACCAGATCCCCGACGAGGACGAGGACGGCTCGGGTGTCATCACCCTGATGACCCTGCACACCGCCAAGGGCCTCGAGTTCCCGGTCGTCTTCCTGACCGGCCTGGAGGACGGCGTCTTCCCGCACATGCGCGCCCTCGGCCAGACCAAGGAGCTGGAGGAGGAGCGGCGGCTCGCGTACGTCGGCATCACGCGTGCGCGGGAGCGGCTCTACCTGACGCGGGCGTCCATGCGCAGCGCGTGGGGTCAGCCCTCGTACAACCCGCCCTCCCGTTTCCTGGAGGAGATCCCGGACGCGCACCTGGACTGGAAGCGCAGGGGCTCCATGGGATCGGTGGCTTCCGGTCCGGCGGCCGGGGTGGCGGCGTCCCTGTCCTCCTCCCGTTCCCGCTCGGCGGCCTCGGGCGCGTCCGGCTTCGCGACGCGGCGCGGCGCCCCGGACAAGCCGGTGGTGTCGCTGGCGGTCGGGGACCGGGTCACGCACGACCAGTTCGGCCTCGGCACGGTCGTCGGTGTGAAGGGCCTGGGCGCGAACGCGGAGGCGACGGTCGACTTCGGCGCCGAGAAGCCGAAGCGCCTGCTGCTGCGGTACGCGCCGGTGGAGAAGCTCTAG
- a CDS encoding C40 family peptidase → MAPHRRARSSGPLGMRTPAPATAAPASVALLSQTADASPAAEPAPDAENTRPSTEEVRKKIDDLYQRAVTATEKYNAAKERTTRQRRRVDTLLGDVAKRTGAAAPDSAALLAADNPQDYFDRTRLMNRLTARQKQAVDDYVTRRAATTTKRQQASEGLETLTTTENALKTSKADVQRKLAEARGILARLTAEEEARLAAIERERQAVKAAKAAEALAFARAQIGKPYVWGASGPGSYDCSGLTQAAWKAAGVTLPRTTWDQVGTGTAVSVDSARPGDLVFFYDDISHVGICVGDGMMIHAPKPGAYVREESIHSMPIHSVVRPT, encoded by the coding sequence GTGGCGCCACACCGCAGAGCGCGGTCCAGCGGTCCCCTGGGCATGCGGACGCCGGCTCCCGCCACCGCCGCACCGGCCTCGGTGGCCCTGCTCTCCCAGACGGCGGACGCCTCGCCGGCCGCGGAGCCCGCACCGGACGCGGAGAACACCCGGCCGAGCACGGAGGAAGTCCGGAAGAAGATCGACGACCTCTACCAGCGGGCGGTCACGGCCACCGAGAAGTACAACGCGGCCAAGGAGCGGACCACCAGGCAGCGCCGGCGCGTCGACACCCTCCTCGGCGACGTGGCGAAGCGCACGGGCGCCGCCGCCCCCGACAGCGCCGCGCTCCTGGCGGCGGACAACCCGCAGGACTACTTCGACCGGACCCGGCTGATGAACCGGCTCACCGCCCGGCAGAAGCAGGCCGTCGACGACTACGTGACACGGCGGGCCGCCACGACGACGAAGCGGCAGCAGGCGTCCGAGGGCCTGGAGACGCTCACCACCACGGAGAACGCGCTGAAGACGTCCAAGGCGGACGTGCAGCGCAAGCTCGCCGAGGCACGCGGGATCCTCGCGCGGCTGACCGCCGAGGAGGAGGCCCGGCTCGCCGCGATCGAGCGGGAGAGGCAGGCGGTCAAAGCGGCCAAGGCCGCCGAGGCGCTCGCCTTCGCCCGCGCCCAGATCGGCAAGCCGTACGTGTGGGGCGCGAGCGGCCCCGGCTCGTACGACTGCTCCGGGCTCACCCAGGCCGCCTGGAAGGCCGCCGGCGTGACTCTTCCGCGTACGACGTGGGACCAGGTGGGGACCGGCACGGCGGTCTCCGTGGACAGCGCCCGCCCCGGTGACCTCGTCTTCTTCTACGACGACATCAGCCACGTCGGCATCTGCGTCGGCGACGGCATGATGATCCACGCCCCGAAGCCGGGCGCGTACGTCCGCGAGGAGTCGATCCACTCCATGCCGATCCACAGCGTGGTGCGACCGACGTAG